A section of the Campylobacter lanienae NCTC 13004 genome encodes:
- the hsdR gene encoding EcoAI/FtnUII family type I restriction enzme subunit R: MTEEDIKLQYITPALLTKWDIKKITMETAPVNNFTDGKVLIKGNVPSRDKGKRCDYVLWYNKGTPLAIVEAKDNNHSTSFGMQQAISYGIMMNVPFVYTSNGDSFFEHDFTTGLEKEFPLSEFPTADELYARWKGVDATKILEVENRERYAMDGESKVYDVPLCFEENLLNTPFYSGSNCYPPRYYQRNAVNRTLAAISQQQTRILIVMATGTGKTYTAFQIVWRLLESGVKKKVLYLADRNNLVDQTINGDFKPLEKVIHKINFQKEDKSKISAYQVYFALYQQLDSARHQGEEVEETEVEIEAEIAKYKEFFKPDFFDLIIVDECHRGSAKADSRWRKILDYFSSATQIGMTATPKETKYVSNIDYFGEPVYSYSLKQGIEDGFLAPFKVIHVRTSIDEGWRPKLGQKDINGIEIEDQEYNLSDYDYNIVIQDRIDEVAQEITKFLKETDRMSKTIVFCPTEDAAERMRVALNNLNTDMILKDNQGNVKEQYVVRITGSDKYGKEKLDYFISVSQPYPVIATTSKLLSTGSDCKMVKLIVLDELINSMTEFKQIIGRGTRLRYDEGKTHFTIMDFRRVSRLFADPEWDGEIEQDDDYNPNPQPEGEYEGDFENGSDDNGSQNGRKEIQFVGKGSVTVQVLQRLVSIYDTNGKLLKQESIEDYTKESILGTYQTLENFIQTWNEEQKKEVIRNMLKERGIDLELIKKDQNMMDVDDFDFICHIAFDQKPLTRRERAEKVKKRDLFGKYGEAAKEVINALLDKYAQLGIYDIESTEILKQSPFTKFGKPSRIAALFGGNDKYRTALRELENELYKIA, translated from the coding sequence ATGACAGAAGAAGATATTAAACTTCAATATATTACTCCAGCATTGTTGACAAAATGGGATATTAAAAAAATAACCATGGAGACAGCTCCTGTAAATAATTTCACGGATGGGAAGGTTCTCATTAAAGGAAATGTTCCAAGTCGTGATAAAGGGAAAAGATGTGACTATGTTCTTTGGTATAATAAAGGGACTCCACTTGCGATTGTAGAAGCTAAAGATAATAATCATTCAACATCATTTGGTATGCAACAAGCCATTTCCTATGGAATTATGATGAATGTTCCTTTTGTCTATACATCAAACGGAGATAGCTTTTTTGAACACGATTTTACAACTGGGCTTGAAAAAGAATTTCCCCTTTCGGAGTTTCCCACTGCAGATGAACTTTATGCCCGGTGGAAAGGTGTTGATGCAACAAAAATTCTAGAAGTTGAAAACCGAGAACGATATGCGATGGATGGAGAATCAAAAGTATATGATGTTCCACTTTGCTTTGAAGAAAATCTTTTGAATACACCTTTCTATTCTGGTTCAAATTGTTATCCCCCTAGATACTATCAGCGAAATGCGGTAAATAGAACCCTTGCGGCAATTTCACAACAACAAACCCGAATTCTGATTGTAATGGCAACTGGAACAGGAAAAACCTATACGGCTTTTCAGATTGTATGGAGACTCCTTGAGTCTGGAGTAAAGAAGAAAGTGCTCTATCTTGCTGATAGAAATAATCTCGTAGATCAGACTATTAACGGTGACTTTAAGCCTTTAGAAAAAGTAATCCACAAAATCAATTTCCAAAAAGAAGATAAATCAAAAATTTCAGCATATCAGGTCTATTTTGCCCTTTATCAACAGTTGGATTCCGCAAGGCATCAGGGAGAGGAAGTTGAAGAAACAGAAGTTGAAATAGAAGCAGAAATTGCCAAATATAAAGAGTTCTTCAAACCAGATTTCTTTGATCTTATTATTGTTGATGAGTGTCATCGTGGGTCTGCAAAGGCTGATTCTCGCTGGCGAAAGATTCTTGATTATTTTAGCAGTGCTACACAGATTGGTATGACAGCTACACCAAAGGAAACAAAATATGTTTCTAATATCGATTATTTTGGAGAACCTGTTTACAGCTACAGTCTTAAACAAGGAATTGAAGATGGATTTCTTGCTCCATTCAAGGTAATACATGTTCGGACTAGTATTGATGAGGGCTGGAGACCAAAACTAGGTCAAAAGGATATTAACGGAATTGAAATCGAAGACCAAGAATATAATCTTTCAGATTATGACTATAATATTGTCATCCAAGATAGAATTGATGAAGTTGCCCAGGAAATTACAAAATTCTTAAAAGAAACAGACCGTATGTCCAAGACAATTGTATTTTGTCCCACAGAAGATGCCGCAGAACGTATGCGAGTTGCACTGAACAATTTGAATACTGATATGATTCTGAAAGATAATCAAGGCAATGTAAAAGAGCAGTATGTTGTCCGTATCACTGGAAGTGATAAATATGGAAAAGAAAAGCTGGATTATTTCATTTCAGTTTCGCAGCCCTATCCCGTTATTGCAACTACATCAAAGCTTCTTTCTACTGGAAGCGACTGCAAGATGGTAAAACTCATTGTTTTAGATGAGCTAATCAATTCAATGACAGAGTTTAAGCAGATAATTGGCCGTGGAACTCGTCTGAGATATGATGAGGGAAAAACTCATTTTACAATAATGGATTTTCGCCGTGTAAGCCGTTTGTTTGCCGACCCAGAATGGGATGGAGAGATTGAACAAGATGACGATTATAATCCAAATCCACAGCCAGAAGGCGAATATGAGGGTGATTTTGAAAATGGCAGTGATGATAATGGGAGCCAAAATGGTAGGAAAGAAATTCAGTTTGTTGGAAAAGGCAGCGTTACTGTACAGGTTCTACAAAGACTAGTTTCTATCTACGATACAAATGGCAAACTTCTGAAGCAAGAAAGCATCGAAGATTACACAAAAGAAAGTATTCTTGGAACATATCAAACCCTTGAAAATTTTATCCAGACCTGGAATGAAGAGCAGAAGAAAGAAGTCATACGCAATATGCTTAAAGAGCGTGGTATAGATTTAGAACTCATTAAAAAAGATCAAAATATGATGGATGTGGATGACTTTGATTTTATCTGCCATATCGCATTTGACCAAAAGCCCTTGACTCGTCGTGAGCGTGCAGAAAAAGTAAAGAAACGAGATCTTTTTGGTAAATATGGAGAAGCTGCAAAAGAGGTGATCAATGCGCTGCTGGATAAATATGCCCAACTTGGCATTTACGACATTGAGTCAACCGAAATTCTCAAGCAGAGTCCATTTACAAAGTTTGGGAAACCTTCTCGGATTGCAGCCTTGTTTGGGGGAAATGATAAGTATAGAACAGCTCTTCGTGAATTGGAAAATGAATTATATAAAATAGCGTAA
- a CDS encoding Fic family protein, which translates to MAKTYTIPKLPLGIDLETKEILKQVNLANKALAELKGVAHTIPNEGVLINSLVIQEAKESSEVENIVTTHDEIFQADLSVSNYAVSSAAKEVMNYREAMLEGFSRVKENMLLTNNIIKNIQEKLEKNKAGFRTSAVTLQNSKQEIVYAPPKTGDEVEHYMSNLEHFINNSELSDLDPLIKLAIIHHQFESIHPFYDGNGRTGRIISVLYLVQNRLLDLPILYLSRYITRNKADYYKLIQAVRDNDGNIKDWQNWVMFILKGIEVTSKETIILINGIAQLMAQYKAILKPVFGKTYKHELLNNLFFHPYTKIEFIERDMNVQRKTAAKYLDMIVDLKLLTKMKKGSSNYYINNALFELFLNQGKVVSEVETIESVKS; encoded by the coding sequence TTGGCAAAGACTTATACTATTCCTAAATTACCACTTGGAATTGACCTTGAAACAAAAGAAATACTCAAACAAGTTAATCTTGCAAACAAAGCGTTGGCAGAATTAAAAGGAGTTGCTCATACAATTCCAAATGAAGGTGTTTTGATTAATTCTCTTGTTATACAAGAAGCAAAGGAAAGTTCCGAAGTAGAAAATATAGTAACAACCCATGATGAGATTTTTCAAGCAGATCTTTCTGTAAGTAATTATGCAGTTAGCAGTGCAGCAAAAGAGGTTATGAATTATAGAGAAGCTATGCTTGAAGGCTTTTCAAGAGTAAAAGAAAATATGCTTCTTACAAATAACATTATTAAAAATATTCAAGAAAAGCTTGAAAAAAATAAAGCTGGGTTTAGAACAAGTGCTGTAACATTACAAAATTCTAAGCAAGAAATTGTTTATGCTCCTCCAAAAACAGGAGATGAAGTTGAACATTATATGTCAAATCTTGAACACTTTATTAACAATTCTGAATTATCTGATTTAGATCCATTGATTAAACTAGCAATAATACATCACCAATTTGAAAGTATACATCCTTTTTATGATGGTAACGGAAGAACTGGGCGTATTATTTCTGTTTTATATTTAGTACAAAATAGACTTTTGGATTTACCAATTTTATATTTGAGTCGTTATATCACTCGTAATAAAGCCGATTATTACAAATTGATTCAAGCTGTCCGTGATAATGATGGAAATATAAAGGATTGGCAGAATTGGGTTATGTTTATTCTTAAAGGAATAGAAGTTACATCTAAAGAAACAATTATTTTAATAAATGGTATTGCGCAATTAATGGCACAATATAAAGCAATCTTAAAACCCGTATTTGGAAAAACATATAAACATGAACTTTTGAATAATTTATTTTTCCATCCGTATACAAAGATTGAATTTATTGAACGGGATATGAATGTTCAACGCAAAACGGCAGCAAAATATCTTGATATGATTGTAGATTTAAAACTTTTGACAAAAATGAAAAAAGGATCATCTAATTATTATATTAATAATGCTTTATTTGAATTATTTCTAAATCAAGGAAAAGTTGTATCAGAAGTTGAAACTATTGAATCTGTAAAATCGTAA
- a CDS encoding COG3400 family protein has product MKNILIIADGILAKNFLERLFNSKNNALHNYTVITYNEETIPSWDVNFENFVFYNFDPTSLGKLKLHLKTEFEQAMVIMQNEFDIICVCENLRQIYPNLEMDVLDLWGMRRHFKGDNLISIIDARKILSSRFMDFIPDVPVIADNIGMGVGEIMEVQVPHGSSYAYRHVGNIRKKRWKIAMIYRNGSYTIATADALIMPNDTLLIVGEPRILENVFRAIKKEPGQFPNPFGNNIYLELDMKLMSGDEIDLLINDTLELHQKINSKKLFIKLINPTLCQNFSRIKGLRSNKILVDIDYFSTKISIKKSKMNELDIGLVITNNKIFNLYKRNLEELKVPVLKIGKNGFKMLKKGVILGSKTDAESNSSVIMDCCKQLDFSIDFYHFDSKFDNSSKELIEHFESLSKIFNKKVNIINDSINPLLKLRNTDDILQFLSFNNKILDSKFGAIFSKDINRLHYILDDNYQLFIPQHDKL; this is encoded by the coding sequence ATGAAAAATATCTTGATTATTGCTGATGGGATTTTGGCTAAAAATTTCTTAGAAAGATTATTTAATAGCAAAAATAACGCCTTACACAACTACACAGTAATCACCTATAATGAAGAGACGATCCCTAGCTGGGATGTGAATTTTGAGAATTTTGTATTTTATAACTTTGACCCAACTAGCCTTGGCAAGCTTAAACTACATTTAAAAACCGAATTTGAACAAGCTATGGTGATAATGCAAAATGAATTTGACATAATATGCGTTTGTGAAAATCTGCGTCAAATTTATCCAAATTTAGAGATGGATGTGCTGGATTTATGGGGTATGAGAAGGCATTTTAAGGGCGATAATCTAATATCTATAATTGATGCTAGAAAGATTCTAAGCTCTAGATTTATGGATTTTATACCTGATGTGCCTGTAATTGCCGATAATATCGGTATGGGAGTAGGCGAGATTATGGAGGTTCAAGTCCCACATGGTAGTAGCTACGCATATAGACATGTAGGAAATATCCGTAAAAAGCGATGGAAAATAGCTATGATATATAGAAATGGTAGTTACACGATCGCTACGGCCGATGCCTTGATAATGCCTAATGATACCTTGCTTATCGTAGGTGAGCCTAGAATTTTAGAAAATGTATTTCGTGCTATCAAAAAAGAGCCAGGCCAATTCCCAAATCCATTTGGAAATAATATATATTTAGAGCTAGATATGAAGCTTATGAGCGGTGATGAGATAGATTTGCTGATTAATGATACCTTAGAACTTCATCAAAAAATCAATAGCAAAAAGCTATTTATAAAGTTGATTAATCCTACTCTATGCCAAAATTTTAGCCGTATAAAGGGGCTTAGATCCAATAAAATATTAGTTGATATCGACTATTTTAGCACTAAAATTTCAATCAAAAAATCCAAAATGAATGAGCTAGATATTGGATTGGTAATTACTAATAATAAAATATTTAATCTCTATAAAAGGAATTTAGAAGAGCTTAAAGTGCCTGTTTTAAAGATAGGTAAAAATGGATTTAAAATGTTAAAAAAAGGTGTAATTTTAGGCAGTAAAACGGACGCTGAGAGTAACTCTAGTGTTATAATGGATTGTTGTAAGCAGCTTGATTTTAGTATTGATTTTTATCATTTTGATTCTAAATTTGATAATTCTAGCAAGGAGTTGATCGAGCATTTTGAGAGCTTATCTAAGATATTTAATAAAAAGGTAAATATCATAAATGACTCTATAAACCCACTTCTAAAACTACGAAATACAGATGATATCTTACAATTTTTAAGCTTTAATAATAAAATTTTAGATAGTAAATTTGGGGCTATTTTTTCAAAGGATATAAATCGCTTACATTATATATTAGATGATAATTATCAGCTTTTTATACCACAACACGATAAACTTTAA
- a CDS encoding TrlF family AAA-like ATPase, protein MINKNTRGSEWHKWDLHIHTPFTGKNDQFEGANKEEKWEKYLNKIEKNTDTVVLGITDYFSIENYLYMVEQQKNGRIPNVYLIPNVELRILPVTRTETPINIHVLFDPNLSTDIIRRDFFNQLEFEFSGSKYQCNRDSLIQLGKAINTNSVSDEEAYKTGLNQFNITFSDLRSVLKAKSLEGHYIVGVANSSDDGNSGIQDSSLSATRKEIYRLSDFIFSANTKDIKFFLGNGVLSKDDLIKDYGSIKPCIRGCDAHELNKMFCFEDKRYTWIKALPTFNGLKQILYEPEDRVYISEEKPEDKSDYQIIDSIIFNNSEMNHQEIMFNQNLNTIIGGRSSGKSILLGCLASTIDPKIEPKDNEEFKKYNKHIKELNEGVSIKWRDNTDEYRKIIYYSQSAISEKVREDEYGISGISELVEEIVKKEPDKFELLKNYDNFVTVNKSEINTKINEFCQYKSQIEEINSQIDSIGNKTGIEAEILKIQKEIEIIKKSLSVYLTPEEDEIYCEYKDQLEKHSVNKEIFISDSTQLKLLKDFPLFAPIDSALSKFSNDSYKKIQEFYLKLQNDANKQWDQFITSEIQERENCIEAENASIKYITDTEIFVRGERLQEDNTIIKSKTLKLQEENIKKNNIVKLEEERKKLITAKDECSKDIWSKFLKFKQKSDELSKKLLTERDEVKIQAISTYIFKDFFDKALSLLNRRNPEIKKYDNYDDFNTSDLEKAMKDFFDGIISDKYALVKTNFQQALIDLFSNNYYKISYDVNYDGDKFSKMSEGKKAFIALRLLLDFDDSLCPIIIDQPEDDLDNRAIYDQLVTYLRKQKKHRQIILATHNPNVVVGADAELVIVANQNGDSSPNQAGVKFEYYANAIEDSFVDESCTTTLLSKGIREHICEILEGGNIAFEIREKKYGYK, encoded by the coding sequence ATGATAAATAAAAATACTCGTGGTTCTGAATGGCATAAATGGGATTTACATATTCATACACCTTTTACAGGTAAAAATGATCAGTTTGAAGGTGCGAATAAGGAAGAAAAATGGGAAAAATATTTAAACAAAATTGAAAAAAATACTGATACAGTTGTTTTAGGAATTACTGATTACTTCTCTATTGAGAATTATTTATATATGGTTGAACAGCAAAAGAATGGAAGAATACCCAATGTTTACTTAATTCCTAATGTTGAATTAAGAATTTTGCCTGTTACTAGAACTGAAACACCTATAAATATACATGTTTTATTCGATCCAAATTTAAGCACAGATATAATCCGACGAGATTTTTTTAATCAACTTGAATTTGAATTTTCAGGTTCGAAATATCAGTGTAATAGAGATTCATTAATCCAATTAGGAAAAGCAATAAATACTAATTCTGTCTCAGATGAAGAAGCTTACAAAACTGGACTTAATCAATTTAATATTACATTTTCTGATTTAAGAAGTGTCTTAAAAGCAAAATCTTTAGAAGGACATTATATAGTTGGCGTTGCAAATAGTAGTGATGATGGTAATAGTGGTATACAAGATAGTTCATTAAGTGCTACAAGAAAAGAAATTTATCGTTTATCAGATTTTATTTTTTCGGCAAATACTAAAGATATAAAATTCTTTTTAGGGAATGGAGTTTTATCTAAAGATGATTTAATAAAGGATTATGGTTCTATAAAACCATGTATACGAGGTTGTGATGCACATGAACTAAATAAAATGTTTTGTTTTGAAGATAAACGCTATACTTGGATTAAAGCATTACCTACATTTAATGGATTAAAGCAAATCTTATATGAACCAGAAGATAGAGTTTATATAAGTGAAGAAAAACCAGAAGACAAATCCGATTATCAAATTATTGATTCTATAATTTTTAATAATTCAGAAATGAATCATCAAGAAATTATGTTTAATCAGAACTTGAATACTATAATAGGTGGTAGATCTTCAGGTAAATCGATTTTACTTGGTTGTTTAGCTTCAACTATTGATCCCAAAATTGAACCAAAAGATAACGAAGAATTCAAGAAATATAATAAACATATTAAAGAATTAAATGAAGGTGTATCAATTAAATGGCGTGATAATACGGATGAATATAGAAAGATTATTTATTATTCACAATCAGCAATAAGTGAAAAAGTACGTGAAGACGAATATGGTATTTCTGGTATAAGTGAGCTTGTTGAAGAAATTGTAAAAAAAGAACCTGATAAATTTGAATTATTAAAGAACTATGATAATTTTGTAACTGTAAACAAATCTGAAATTAATACTAAAATAAACGAATTTTGTCAGTATAAAAGTCAGATAGAAGAAATTAACAGTCAAATTGATAGTATTGGAAATAAAACAGGAATTGAGGCAGAAATTCTAAAAATTCAGAAAGAAATAGAAATAATAAAGAAAAGTTTATCAGTGTATTTAACACCAGAAGAAGATGAAATTTATTGTGAATATAAAGATCAACTTGAAAAACATAGTGTAAATAAAGAAATCTTTATTTCCGATAGTACTCAATTGAAACTATTAAAAGACTTTCCTCTATTTGCTCCTATAGATTCTGCACTTTCAAAATTTTCAAATGATTCATATAAAAAAATTCAAGAGTTTTATTTGAAATTACAAAATGATGCAAATAAACAATGGGATCAATTTATTACTAGTGAAATACAGGAACGTGAAAATTGCATAGAAGCTGAAAATGCATCAATAAAATATATTACTGATACTGAAATTTTTGTACGAGGAGAAAGACTTCAGGAAGATAACACAATAATAAAAAGCAAAACTCTGAAATTACAAGAAGAAAATATAAAAAAGAATAATATTGTTAAATTAGAAGAAGAAAGAAAAAAATTAATAACCGCTAAAGATGAATGTTCTAAAGATATTTGGAGTAAATTTCTAAAATTCAAACAAAAATCTGATGAATTATCTAAAAAACTTTTAACGGAACGAGACGAAGTTAAGATTCAAGCTATATCTACATACATATTTAAAGATTTCTTTGATAAAGCATTGAGTTTACTTAATAGAAGGAATCCTGAGATAAAAAAATACGATAACTATGATGATTTTAATACTTCTGATTTAGAAAAAGCTATGAAAGACTTCTTTGATGGAATTATTTCTGATAAATATGCTTTAGTAAAAACAAATTTCCAGCAAGCATTAATTGATTTATTCTCAAATAATTATTACAAAATATCATATGATGTAAATTATGATGGTGATAAATTTAGTAAAATGTCAGAAGGAAAAAAAGCATTTATTGCTTTACGACTTCTTTTAGATTTTGATGATAGTCTTTGTCCAATTATTATAGATCAACCTGAAGATGATTTAGATAATCGTGCTATTTATGATCAGTTAGTAACATATTTGCGTAAACAAAAAAAGCATAGACAAATTATTCTTGCAACACATAACCCAAATGTAGTTGTTGGAGCTGACGCAGAACTTGTAATTGTTGCAAATCAAAATGGTGATAGTTCTCCAAATCAGGCTGGTGTCAAATTTGAATACTATGCAAATGCTATAGAAGATTCCTTTGTAGATGAATCATGTACTACCACTTTATTATCAAAAGGAATAAGGGAACATATTTGTGAAATTTTAGAAGGTGGAAATATAGCCTTTGAAATCCGTGAAAAAAAATATGGATATAAGTAA
- a CDS encoding restriction endonuclease subunit S — protein sequence MAKIKKDTNLRKAILQAAITGQLISNVEGETKTGKELLDKIIEERNAKLLAQWEEAKKKNPKAKKPAPIVPSEITKDEIPFEIPENWCWCRLGELGLYRKGPFGSSLTKSMFVPRSEFSVKVYEQKNAIQKDFTLGDYYIPKEKFDSMQSFIVEPEDIIISCAGTIGEVYKLPQNAPIGIINQALMRVKLYNDELSAFWMLYFDYVLKKEASKQSSGTAIKNIPPFEILKAYPFPLPPLAVQNAIVVKLEEVLPLVDAYENAVLQKEELKTALPDKVKKAILQEAIQGKLTKSWRKTATIEESGKQLLDKIIEERNAKLLAQWEETKKKNPKAKKPAPIAASEITEDEIPFEIPKSWCWCRLGEICKLTDGEKIQDIKLPLLDAKYLRGKKEAEYLSSGKLAKPNDLLILVDGENSGEVFINKEEGIMGSTFKKLNIVNELYLPYVLQFIALNKDLLRNSKKGAAIPHLNKDIFFGLLLPLPPLAEQEKIVEIIEQMLPLCEKLEIKENTNDK from the coding sequence TTGGCAAAGATAAAAAAAGATACAAATTTAAGAAAAGCAATTCTCCAAGCGGCCATAACAGGCCAGTTGATTAGTAATGTAGAAGGGGAAACTAAAACCGGCAAAGAGCTTTTAGACAAAATTATAGAAGAACGCAACGCAAAACTTCTAGCCCAATGGGAAGAAGCAAAAAAGAAAAACCCAAAAGCCAAAAAGCCCGCTCCAATTGTCCCAAGTGAAATTACAAAAGATGAAATCCCGTTTGAGATTCCGGAGAACTGGTGCTGGTGTAGATTGGGGGAACTTGGTCTTTATAGGAAAGGTCCTTTCGGAAGTAGTTTAACAAAATCTATGTTTGTTCCAAGAAGTGAATTTTCAGTAAAAGTTTATGAACAAAAAAATGCAATACAAAAAGACTTTACACTTGGCGATTATTACATTCCAAAAGAAAAATTTGATTCAATGCAGAGTTTTATTGTTGAACCTGAAGATATAATTATAAGTTGTGCAGGAACAATTGGGGAAGTTTATAAATTACCCCAAAATGCTCCAATTGGAATTATCAACCAAGCATTAATGAGAGTAAAACTATATAATGATGAATTATCTGCTTTTTGGATGTTATATTTTGATTATGTTCTTAAAAAAGAAGCATCAAAACAAAGTTCTGGAACAGCTATAAAGAACATTCCTCCTTTTGAAATTTTAAAAGCATATCCGTTTCCACTCCCACCACTTGCCGTGCAAAATGCAATTGTTGTAAAACTTGAAGAAGTGCTGCCTTTGGTTGATGCTTACGAAAATGCGGTTCTCCAAAAAGAGGAATTAAAAACCGCTCTTCCAGACAAAGTAAAAAAAGCCATTTTACAAGAGGCAATACAAGGCAAACTCACAAAATCTTGGCGAAAAACTGCCACAATAGAAGAAAGTGGCAAACAGCTTTTAGACAAAATTATAGAAGAACGCAACGCAAAACTTCTAGCCCAATGGGAAGAAACAAAAAAGAAAAACCCAAAAGCCAAAAAGCCCGCTCCAATTGCCGCAAGTGAGATTACAGAAGATGAAATCCCCTTTGAAATTCCTAAAAGCTGGTGTTGGTGTAGATTGGGGGAGATTTGTAAATTAACTGATGGCGAAAAAATTCAAGATATAAAATTACCTTTACTTGACGCAAAATATCTTCGTGGGAAAAAAGAAGCCGAGTACCTATCTTCAGGAAAATTAGCAAAACCTAACGATTTATTAATTCTTGTTGATGGAGAAAATTCAGGAGAAGTATTCATTAATAAAGAAGAAGGTATAATGGGTAGTACTTTTAAAAAATTAAATATTGTTAATGAATTGTATTTACCTTATGTATTGCAATTTATAGCACTGAATAAGGATTTATTGCGAAATTCTAAAAAAGGAGCAGCTATTCCGCATTTGAACAAGGATATTTTCTTTGGATTACTCCTTCCACTCCCTCCGCTTGCTGAACAAGAAAAGATTGTAGAAATAATTGAACAGATGTTGCCTTTGTGTGAAAAGTTGGAAATAAAGGAGAATACAAATGATAAATAA
- a CDS encoding type I restriction-modification system subunit M, with amino-acid sequence MSNLSGFVKRVRDVMRNDAGINGDAQRIEQITWMLFLKVYDAKEEDWEFDDEQFESIIPPKLRWRNWAHVENQNDGLTGDQLLNFVNNELFPTLRKLEINSDTPIRQSIVRTTFEDANNYMKDGVLLRQIINIIDELDFGSYEETHAFGEIYETILKELQSAGSAGEFYTPRAVTEFMAKMIKPQIGETMADFACGTGGFLSSWIKELEAIKDAKGSISNEDSEKLYNSIYAIEKKQFPYMLCVTNMLLHGIDNPKVFHDNSLTKKLLDYTKKDAFDVILMNPPYGGSEKEDIKQNFPADLKSSETADLFIAVILYRLKKNGRAAVIIPDGFLFGNDNAKVNLKKKLLTEYNLHTVVRLPQSVFSPYTSITTNILFFNNEEPTGKTWFYRVDIPDEIKHFSKTKPMKFSDFDDCVAWWNNRKEIADEEGNPKAKCFTSYELIEGGYNLDLCGYPHEEEEILSIKETIINYKKHSEAAEEKINVTLAKITEILGIEL; translated from the coding sequence ATGAGCAACTTAAGTGGTTTTGTAAAAAGAGTCCGTGATGTAATGCGGAACGATGCCGGTATAAATGGTGATGCCCAGAGAATTGAACAGATAACCTGGATGCTTTTCTTAAAAGTTTATGACGCAAAAGAAGAAGACTGGGAATTTGATGATGAACAATTTGAATCTATAATTCCCCCAAAATTACGCTGGAGAAATTGGGCTCATGTAGAAAATCAAAATGATGGACTTACCGGAGACCAGCTTTTGAATTTTGTAAACAATGAACTTTTCCCAACATTAAGAAAACTTGAAATAAATTCAGATACCCCAATTCGCCAAAGTATTGTGCGCACAACTTTTGAAGATGCAAACAATTATATGAAAGATGGAGTGCTTCTCCGTCAGATTATCAATATTATTGATGAGCTTGATTTTGGAAGCTATGAAGAAACCCATGCCTTTGGCGAAATATATGAAACTATTTTGAAAGAACTTCAAAGTGCAGGTTCTGCGGGTGAGTTTTACACTCCGCGTGCCGTAACAGAGTTTATGGCAAAAATGATTAAACCACAAATTGGCGAAACAATGGCTGATTTTGCCTGTGGAACAGGAGGATTTCTTTCAAGTTGGATAAAAGAACTTGAAGCAATCAAAGACGCAAAAGGATCAATCAGCAATGAAGATTCTGAAAAACTTTACAATTCAATTTACGCAATCGAAAAAAAACAATTCCCTTATATGCTCTGTGTAACAAATATGTTGCTTCACGGAATTGACAATCCAAAAGTATTTCACGATAACTCACTTACAAAAAAACTTTTGGACTACACAAAAAAAGATGCATTTGATGTAATTCTTATGAATCCACCTTATGGCGGAAGCGAAAAAGAAGACATCAAGCAAAACTTTCCAGCTGATTTAAAATCAAGCGAAACAGCAGATCTTTTTATAGCTGTTATTTTGTATCGTCTAAAGAAAAACGGTCGTGCCGCTGTAATTATTCCTGATGGATTTTTGTTCGGCAATGATAACGCAAAGGTAAATCTCAAGAAAAAGCTACTGACAGAATATAATCTACATACCGTGGTGCGGTTGCCACAAAGTGTCTTTTCTCCTTATACAAGCATTACAACAAATATTCTCTTTTTCAATAATGAAGAACCAACCGGTAAAACATGGTTTTATCGTGTAGATATACCAGATGAAATTAAACACTTTTCTAAAACTAAACCGATGAAATTTTCTGATTTTGATGATTGTGTTGCATGGTGGAATAATCGTAAAGAAATAGCCGATGAAGAAGGAAATCCAAAGGCAAAATGCTTTACTTCTTACGAGCTTATAGAAGGTGGCTATAACCTTGACCTTTGCGGTTATCCTCACGAAGAAGAGGAAATCTTAAGCATAAAAGAGACAATCATAAATTATAAAAAGCATAGTGAAGCTGCAGAAGAAAAAATCAATGTAACACTAGCAAAAATTACTGAAATTCTTGGAATTGAATTATAG